One genomic region from Eremothecium gossypii ATCC 10895 chromosome I, complete sequence encodes:
- the VHS3 gene encoding phosphopantothenoylcysteine decarboxylase complex subunit VHS3 (Syntenic homolog of Saccharomyces cerevisiae YOR054C (VHS3) and YKR072C (SIS2)): MSDSSGKQQGIISPHVTNAVKRANLEGCLTPGAGPGHGASGIGSPGPSVSACVSPTQAVTKSIMNASGTSGAVVSNTPEPGLKRVPTVTFSDPKQLPAKQSGTGQGGRVISGDSTTSGATASEDTDTQSHLQMKVASPIHHPTAQHSTPPPLLSHGGGNGAAAVGMSHIRSTSPTSGSEVHPPKQAVGNIVHKLLHQFDGSGAGTPTSDVEKLHLHDEHPHFFVSDPLHTSPTVLRSRSNSISPKPISVLSETKPADILNLDSAIESTQQQQIAPNIPKRDPGKNVDPRLPQDDGKLHVLFGATGSLSVLKIKSMIKKLEEIYGWDHISIQVILTQAAAQFFANKNPKKKNLYVSSETNSFSNSVAHQGNLQQNNSDASYTAVNSVSNTPAVGGRTPTPADLLQGAAPQGAGSGLSQGAAAAKIELPPHIQVWTDQDEWDVWKQRTDPVLHIELRRWADILVVAPLTANTLSKIALGLCDNLLTSVIRAWNPMFPIFLAPSMVSGSYNSTITKRHLKMIKEEMPWITVFKPSEKIMGIHGDIGLGGMMDGNEIVDKVVMKLGGYPKDADEDDDEDDKAGKTNGKEDDDDDDEEELDEDDEDDDDDDDDDDDDDDDDDDDDDDDDDDSSQSPLKNAAATSPSHSSTAHT, from the coding sequence ATGTCGGATTCTTCGGGCAAGCAGCAGGGCATCATATCACCACACGTTACAAATGCCGTCAAGCGCGCGAACCTTGAGGGGTGCCTGACGCCGGGAGCGGGGCCGGGGCACGGTGCTTCTGGAATAGGCTCGCCCGGGCCATCGGTTTCCGCGTGTGTAAGCCCCACCCAGGCGGTAACGAAGTCGATTATGAACGCGAGCGGCACCTCGGGGGCTGTTGTGAGCAACACGCCGGAGCCGGGACTGAAGCGGGTCCCAACGGTCACGTTCAGCGACCCGAAGCAGCTGCCGGCGAAACAGTCGGGCACCGGTCAAGGCGGGCGCGTGATCAGCGGCGACTCCACGACGTCCGGAGCCACAGCGAGCGAGGACACAGATACGCAATCGCACTTACAGATGAAGGTGGCGTCGCCGATCCATCACCCCACGGCACAGCACAGCACTCCGCCACCTCTGCTATCGCATGGTGGGGGGAATGGTGCAGCCGCGGTTGGGATGTCACATATACGCTCTACCTCTCCGACAAGTGGTTCCGAGGTTCATCCCCCCAAACAAGCTGTCGGCAATATCGTGCACAAGTTGCTTCACCAATTCGATGGTTCGGGTGCCGGCACACCTACCAGCGACGTCGAGAAATTGCATCTTCACGACGAGCACCCACATTTCTTTGTCAGCGACCCCCTGCACACGTCGCCCACAGTACTGCGTTCGCGCTCCAATAGTATAAGCCCAAAGCCCATATCGGTGCTGTCGGAAACGAAACCAGCCGACATACTGAATCTCGACAGTGCTATCGAGAGCacacagcagcagcagattGCACCCAATATCCCGAAGCGTGACCCCGGAAAGAACGTGGATCCCAGGCTGCCCCAGGATGACGGAAAGTTGCATGTTCTTTTCGGCGCTACAGGCTCGCTTTCCGTACTGAAGATTAAATCGATGATCAAAAAACTCGAAGAGATTTATGGTTGGGACCATATATCCATTCAAGTCATATTAACTCAAGCCGCTGCGCAATTCTTTGCTAATAAAAACcccaagaagaagaaccTTTACGTGTCTAGCGAAACAAACTCATTCTCAAACTCCGTGGCTCACCAGGGAAACTTGCAACAGAACAACTCAGACGCATCCTACACTGCGGTAAATAGCGTCTCCAATACCCCTGCAGTTGGGGGGCGCACACCAACGCCAGCAGATCTTCTCCAGGGCGCAGCGCCGCAAGGCGCGGGCTCCGGTCTAAGCCAgggcgcagctgcggcgaAGATTGAGCTCCCTCCACACATACAAGTCTGGACGGATCAAGACGAGTGGGACGTGTGGAAGCAAAGAACAGATCCCGTACTGCATATTGAATTACGCAGGTGGGCCGATATCCTTGTCGTCGCGCCACTTACGGCGAATACACTTTCCAAAATTGCCCTGGGCCTTTGTGATAACCTGCTGACCAGTGTCATTCGGGCGTGGAATCCAATGTTTCCAATATTCTTAGCTCCTAGCATGGTTAGTGGTAGTTACAACTCCACCATCACTAAGCGCCATCTGAAGATGATAAAAGAAGAGATGCCCTGGATCACTGTATTCAAACCGTCCGAGAAAATCATGGGTATCCACGGCGATATCGGACTTGGCGGGATGATGGATGGTAACGAGATTGTCGATAAAGTCGTTATGAAGCTCGGCGGCTACCCCAAGGATGCcgacgaggacgatgaCGAGGACGATAAAGCGGGCAAGACCAATGGCAAGGAGGAtgatgacgacgacgacgaggaagagctggacgaggatgacgaggatgacgatgacgacgacgacgatgatgatgatgacgacgatgatgatgatgacgacgacgacgacgacgatgacgatAGCAGTCAGTCGCCcttgaagaacgcagcAGCCACATCGCCGTCACACTCGTCGACTGCCCACACGTGA
- the DRE2 gene encoding electron carrier DRE2 (Syntenic homolog of Saccharomyces cerevisiae YKR071C (DRE2)): MTHSRTALVLIHPATTTRPELLTAAKQHSSLSGANIEQHLVNKLNDGSLQLQDNSYDVIFYVTPEAADEILFPRRLIGVLAAALRAGGSLHGLYDKYQVDALLSGFDIVREPTYHWQKRAVTASAPVKLAPRQPVSAAGLPRFKRASAPSPAAVTPTLDEVPPAAVDPVKAALLDSAAGDAPIAENDLVVGHDSTPITLLTCGRTQTRRRKACKDCTCGLREENEKEISDTHARQEKLLLGDAVKFSEPELAEIDFTIEGKKVGGCGSCSLGDAFRCSGCPYLGLPAFKPGQPINLSAISDDL, from the coding sequence ATGACCCATTCTCGGACTGCACTAGTTCTCATTCACCCTGCTACTACCACGCGCCCAGAGCTGTTGACTGCGGCCAAACAGCACAGCTCTTTGAGTGGGGCGAACATCGAGCAGCACCTGGTTAACAAACTTAATGACGGAAGCCTACAGCTACAAGACAATTCATACGATGTTATATTCTACGTGACTCCTGAGGCAGCGGACGAAATATTGTTTCCGCGGCGTCTGATTGGCGTGCTCGCTGCGGCGCTGCGTGCCGGGGGCTCTCTTCATGGGCTTTATGACAAATACCAAGTTGACGCACTGCTCAGCGGCTTTGACATAGTACGCGAGCCCACATACCACTGGCAGAAGCGTGCAGTGACCGCGTCTGCGCCTGTGAAACTAGCTCCACGCCAGCCAGTGTCTGCCGCGGGTTTGCCACGCTTCAAGCGGGCGTCTGCGCCTAGCCCTGCAGCTGTCACACCGACCCTAGACGAGGTTCCGCCTGCAGCTGTGGATCCCGTCAAGGCTGCACTGTTGGATTCTGCTGCGGGTGATGCCCCTATCGCTGAAAATGATCTTGTGGTCGGCCATGACTCGACTCCCATTACACTGCTGACTTGCGGCCGAACCCAGACGAGGCGCCGCAAGGCATGTAAGGACTGCACATGCGGGCTCCGCGAAGAAAACGAAAAGGAGATCAGCGATACCCACGCTCGCCAAGAAAAGTTGCTTCTGGGTGATGCAGTCAAGTTCTCTGAGCCAGAACTCGCGGAAATTGATTTTACCATCGAAGGCAAAAAGGTGGGTGGCTGCGGCTCCTGCTCGCTTGGTGACGCCTTCCGGTGCTCGGGATGTCCGTACCTGGGACTGCCGGCCTTCAAGCCTGGCCAGCCCATCAATTTGAGTGCCATTTCAGATGACCTCTAG
- the YHC1 gene encoding Yhc1p (Syntenic homolog of Saccharomyces cerevisiae YLR298C (YHC1)), producing the protein MARYYCDYCHAYLTHDSLSVRKSHLIGKNHIRLTADYYYNKAQQQAKPFLFPKVRSRPQGGIQLPAQRRTLHCETNRVKRQRRLIHQVAPAATPLRELYAHSPGFHKVFTPECRLDVGDTLRVSKLPQRANQKVKTAAPAAGRSEVYAPRYAANPVLPPPSALTLWGGNISNNSNIYAADETLLRTVSKVREKLTSSRTEKVGRTMQSIRRH; encoded by the coding sequence ATGGCTCGGTACTACTGCGACTACTGTCATGCTTATCTGACGCATGACTCGCTGAGTGTGCGGAAATCGCATTTGATCGGCAAGAATCATATTCGGCTGACCGCAGATTACTACTATAATAAAGCCCAGCAACAGGCAAAGCCATTTTTGTTTCCAAAGGTTCGTTCGCGCCCTCAGGGGGGTATCCAGCTTCCAGCACAGCGGCGCACACTGCACTGTGAGACTAATCGCGTGAAGAGGCAGCGCCGGCTGATCCATCAGGTAGCGCCAGCGGCCACGCCGCTGCGGGAACTGTACGCACACTCGCCTGGCTTTCACAAGGTATTCACTCCGGAATGCCGTCTAGATGTTGGGGACACTCTGCGTGTCAGCAAGCTTCCTCAGCGTGCAAACCAAAAGGTCAAGACTGCGGCCCCGGCCGCCGGTCGCAGCGAGGTGTATGCGCCTCGGTACGCTGCAAACCCAGTATTGCCGCCACCTTCAGCGCTCACACTTTGGGGAGGGAACATTTCCAATAACAGCAATATATACGCAGCAGACGAAACGCTGCTGAGAACTGTGTCCAAGGTCCGCGAGAAGCTGACCTCTTCGCGTACGGAGAAGGTCGGCAGGACCATGCAGTCCATACGACGTCACTAG
- the TUF1 gene encoding translation elongation factor Tu (Syntenic homolog of Saccharomyces cerevisiae YOR187W (TUF1)) — protein sequence MSFLASRLSTRFLARPAVSAGVRSFVSTPLRRATFDRSKPHLNIGTIGHVDHGKTTLTAAITKTLASRGGADFLDYSSIDKAPEERARGITISTAHVEYQTEKRHYSHVDCPGHADYIKNMITGAAQMDGAIIVVAATDGQMPQTREHLLLARQVGVQHIVVFVNKVDTIDDPEMLELVEMEMRELLNHYGFDGDNTPVVMGSALCALEGRQPEIGEQAIMKLLDAVDEYIPTPARDLEKPFLMPVEDIFSISGRGTVVTGRVERGNLNKGEEIEIVGHNATPFKTTVTGIEMFRKELDKAMAGDNAGVLLRGVRRDQLKRGMVLCKPNTIKAHTKFLASLYVLTKEEGGRHSGFGENYRPQIYVRTADVTVVLKFPESVADHSMQVMPGDNVEMVCELVHPTPIEAGQRFNIREGGKTVGTGLVTRIIE from the coding sequence ATGTCATTCCTAGCTTCTAGACTATCTACCAGATTCTTGGCAAGGCCTGCCGTTTCTGCTGGTGTCAGATCTTTTGTATCGACGCCCTTGAGACGTGCGACCTTCGACCGGTCCAAGCCACATTTGAACATTGGTACCATCGGTCACGTCGACCATGGTAAGACTACGTTGACTGCGGCGATCACCAAGACGCTTGCTTCGCGCGGTGGTGCTGACTTTTTGGACTACTCTTCCATCGACAAGGCACCTGAAGAACGGGCAAGAGGTATCACGATCTCCACTGCCCATGTGGAGTACCAAACGGAGAAGAGGCACTACTCTCACGTGGACTGTCCAGGCCACGCGGACTACATCAAGAACATGATTACCGGTGCCGCCCAGATGGACGGTGCGATTATTGTGGTGGCTGCTACCGACGGTCAGATGCCTCAGACCAGAGAGCATCTGCTATTGGCTAGACAGGTCGGCGTGCAACACATTGTGGTGTTTGTCAACAAGGTGGACACTATCGATGACCCAGAAATGTTGGAATTGGTTGAAATGGAAATGAGAGAGCTTTTGAACCACTACGGCTTCGACGGTGACAACACCCCTGTCGTCATGGGATCTGCGCTTTGTGCCTTGGAAGGCCGCCAGCCAGAGATTGGCGAGCAGGCCATCATGAAGCTTCTAGACGCCGTGGACGAGTACATCCCAACCCCTGCCCGTGACTTGGAGAAGCCTTTCCTAATGCCTGTGGAGGACATTTTCTCCATTTCCGGCAGAGGTACCGTTGTCACCGGTCGTGTTGAGAGAGGTAACTTGAACAAGGGTGAGGAAATCGAGATTGTCGGCCACAACGCTACGCCATTCAAGACCACCGTCACCGGTATCGAGATGTTCAGAAAGGAGCTGGACAAGGCTATGGCCGGTGACAATGCCGGTGTCTTGTTGAGAGGTGTCAGAAGAGACCAATTGAAGAGAGGTATGGTCTTGTGTAAGCCAAACACCATCAAGGCCCACACCAAGTTCTTGGCTTCTCTCTACGTCTTGACGAAGGAGGAGGGTGGCAGACACTCCGGATTCGGTGAGAACTACAGACCTCAGATCTATGTCCGTACTGCTGACGTCACTGTGGTGCTAAAGTTCCCAGAATCGGTCGCCGACCACTCCATGCAGGTGATGCCAGGAGACAACGTCGAAATGGTATGCGAACTGGTCCACCCTACTCCAATTGAAGCCGGCCAACGCTTCAACATCAGAGAGGGCGGTAAGACAGTCGGTACTGGTCTTGTGACTAGAATCATCGAGTAA